A single region of the Lycium barbarum isolate Lr01 chromosome 2, ASM1917538v2, whole genome shotgun sequence genome encodes:
- the LOC132627818 gene encoding cyclin-D3-1-like, with protein sequence MTHFHQEQQQKIPFLLDSLYCEEEETWEEDDLFTESSCSENKSNPNLHDLLWEEGELSSLFTKETENKISYNVLEKNQSLTSSRREAVEWILKATAHYSFSAQTAFLAVNYFDKFLFSFDQSQISKPWMNQLVAVACLSLAAKVEETEVPLLLDLQVEESRYVFESKTVQRMELLVLSTLKWKMNPVTPFSFLDYITRRLELKNFLCLEFLRRCEKVLLYTITDGRFIGYLPSAMASATMLHVLDRLQPSIGEKYQDQLLGILGIVKDKVEECYRQIKEVACNIDFHSNKRKFGNLPGSPTGVVDVSFSSDYSNDSWSVATSVTSSPEPLSKKTRES encoded by the exons ATGACTCACTTTCATCAAGAACAACAGCAAAAAATCCCATTTTTATTAGATTCTCTTTACTGTGAAGAAGAAGAGACTTGGGAAGAAGATGATCTTTTCACTGAGAGTTCTTGCAGTGAAAATAAATCAAACCCTAATCTACATGACTTGTTATGGGAAGAAGGGGAGCTTAGCTCTCTGTTTACTAAAGAAACAGAGAATAAAATAAGCTACAATGTGCTAGAAAAAAACCAATCTTTAACTTCATCAAGAAGAGAAGCAGTTGAATGGATTCTAAAAGCTACTGCTCATTACTCTTTCTCTGCTCAAACTGCATTTCTTGCAGTTAACTACTTTGATAAGTTTCTCTTTAGCTTTGATCAGTCTCAAATTTCTAAACCATGGATGAATCAACTTGTTGCTGTGGCTTGCCTTTCACTTGCTGCAAAAGTTGAAGAGACTGAAGTTCCTCTTCTTCTTGACCTCCAA GTTGAGGAATCAAGATATGTGTTTGAATCCAAAACAGTTCAGAGAATGGAGCTGTTGGTTCTGTCTACACTTAAGTGGAAGATGAATCCAGTGACCCCATTTTCATTTCTTGATTATATCACTAGGAGGCTTGAATTGAAGAACTTTTTATGCTTGGAATTTCTGAGGAGATGTGAGAAGGTGCTTCTCTACACAATTACTG ATGGTAGATTCATTGGTTACCTTCCTTCTGCAATGGCTTCTGCCACAATGTTGCATGTTCTTGATAGGCTACAGCCCTCCATTGGTGAGAAGTATCAAGATCAACTTTTGGGCATCCTTGGAATTGTCAAG GACAAGGTGGAGGAATGTTATAGGCAAATCAAAGAGGTGGCTTGCAACATTGATTTTCATTCAAATAAACGCAAGTTTGGGAATTTGCCAGGGAGTCCAACAGGGGTAGTGGATGTGTCATTTAGCTCAGATTACTCCAATGACTCATGGTCAGTGGCTACTTCAGTTACTTCTTCTCCAGAGCCATTGTCCAAGAAGACTAGGGAGTCATGA
- the LOC132627820 gene encoding protein DCL, chloroplastic: protein MAAPLLLRGLPFCRIRFCKYQRLHYPSSLLVSPSRLFSTASESAQPFDEAGSDRDPTTAALTAKDPPKYPIWPDPDYRKWKDQETQILKDIEPVIFLAKEIIHSDRYMDGERLTAEDEKIVVDKLLAYHPHSEDKIGSGLDSIMVDRHPQFKRSRCLFVVRTDGGWIDFSYQKCLRQYIRDKYPSYAEKFIKEHFKRGS, encoded by the exons ATGGCTGCTCCGCTACTCCTCAGAGGTTTACCTTTTTGCCGCATTCGCTTCTGTAAATATCAACGCCTCCACTATCCTAGCTCCCTTTTAGTTTCTCCGAGTCGGCTCTTTTCAACTGCTTCCGAGTCAGCTCAGCCGTTCGATGAAGCCGGGTCAGATAGGGACCCGACTACTGCCGCGTTAACCGCTAAAGACCCGCCCAAGTACCCGATATGGCCTGATCCGGATTACAGAAAATGGAAAGACCAAGAAACTCAGATACTCAAAGATATTGAACCCGTTATTTTCCTGGCTAAGGAAATTATCCACTCTGATAG GTATATGGACGGAGAACGTCTGACAGCAGAAGATGAGAAAATAGTGGTAGACAAGCTTCTTGCTTATCATCCCCATTCTGAAGATAAAATTGGATCTGGCCTCGACTCAATTATG GTTGATCGGCATCCCCAGTTCAAACGGTCAAGGTGTCTCTTTGTCGTAAGAACAGACGGTGGATGGATAGACTTTTCCTACCAGAAGTGTCTGAGACAGTACATTCGAGATAAGTACCCTTCTTATGCCGAAAAATTCATAAAAGAACACTTCAAACGCGGTAGCTGA